In the Fibrobacter sp. UWB4 genome, one interval contains:
- a CDS encoding fibrobacter succinogenes major paralogous domain-containing protein, translated as MKKLISKSIALFMAIVLAGLLAACSDGRVAGGVTEDAGLAIKDLDVAGLAQKGPFVKGSAVTVQGVDCKTMKFTEEKFSGKVKSNKGDFDVDDVNLSASCALFEVSGYYLNEVSGEKSSDKLTLHAITDLNDRKSVNINVLTELEYERVMKLVSEEKMSFDDAKMQAEKEVLASLGVMDRFESFEGMSIYEKGEGNATLLATSVLLQSDLDAEKLAGRMDDIASSITKNGEWNDEKAKTEMADWAATAKSDGKYEAVRKNLEKWSGSDEIPEFEKVVEMYGADSTMTDSRDGKVYRTVKIGNQVWMAENLNFKVDCSYCYNDSAEYCTKYGRLYSWAAANRACPDGWHLPTMDEFDTLFAAAGGESIAGKKLKSASGWRNGGNGTDDFGFTALPAGIRYGKEVYYNYEGDHANFWSSVKNGNDSAKYVNMFYDYDNARPLVHDKNDGMSVRCLKGESTAKVETEVPSGWSWDVPKELRFNPNIKYDTMIDPRDKQVYKIVKISPKGSDYSQVWMAENLNYADSVKTPSLKGQNWCYNNDEKNCKVSGRYYTWAAAIDSVALANDSKNPLNCGYGKTCGINRGVQGICPDGWHLPTLHEWGLLSVALGNAGVAGDSLKALTGWDYAGTADNNGVDAYGFAALPTGRMVSTSSWSNVGSNVYYWSSEEDGTYEAQYSNINNIYTKFYLFQGSKKYGQSVRCIKGDPSTAAIKSSSSSSVDETKSSSSSAKLSSSAAVSSSSYVVTKEWSWDVPKEARFNPNIKYDSMIDPRDKRVYKVVKIEVKERDYSKVWMAENLNYSDSVRTPSLKGKSWCYRDSAKYCEVSGRYYTWAAAIDSVALVSDTVAPLDCGYGKTCELGEQRIQGICPDGWHLPNRDEWGWLSVYLGNAGVAGDTLKALTGWDYAGTENNNGVDAYGFTALPTGRRVSETSWRNIGSDVYYWTSQEEDAYEAQYSNMNNQYTKFYLYQGSKTYGQSVRCVKD; from the coding sequence GTGAAAAAACTTATAAGTAAATCGATTGCTTTGTTTATGGCAATTGTTTTGGCTGGCCTGCTTGCCGCTTGCTCGGATGGAAGAGTTGCTGGCGGCGTCACGGAAGATGCGGGGCTTGCCATCAAGGACTTGGATGTAGCGGGCTTGGCGCAAAAGGGGCCGTTTGTCAAGGGTTCTGCGGTGACGGTGCAGGGTGTTGACTGCAAGACGATGAAGTTCACGGAAGAGAAATTCTCGGGGAAGGTCAAGAGCAACAAGGGCGACTTTGACGTTGATGACGTGAATCTCTCGGCATCTTGCGCTTTGTTCGAAGTGTCCGGCTACTATCTCAATGAAGTTTCCGGTGAAAAGTCTTCGGATAAGTTGACGCTCCATGCGATTACGGATTTGAACGACAGAAAGTCTGTAAACATCAACGTGCTCACGGAATTGGAATACGAGCGCGTGATGAAGCTTGTCTCCGAAGAGAAGATGTCCTTTGACGATGCAAAAATGCAGGCCGAAAAGGAAGTCCTCGCGTCACTTGGTGTGATGGACCGTTTTGAATCGTTTGAAGGCATGAGCATTTATGAAAAGGGCGAAGGAAACGCAACTCTCCTTGCGACGAGTGTGCTGTTGCAGTCGGATCTGGATGCAGAAAAGCTGGCAGGCCGTATGGATGACATTGCATCGTCCATCACGAAAAACGGCGAATGGAACGACGAAAAGGCAAAAACGGAAATGGCTGACTGGGCGGCAACCGCAAAGTCCGATGGCAAATACGAAGCGGTTCGCAAAAACCTTGAAAAATGGAGCGGCTCTGATGAAATTCCCGAATTTGAAAAGGTCGTAGAAATGTATGGGGCCGATTCTACAATGACGGATTCCCGCGATGGCAAGGTTTACAGAACCGTGAAAATTGGTAATCAGGTCTGGATGGCGGAAAACCTGAACTTTAAAGTAGACTGCAGTTACTGCTATAATGATTCCGCAGAATATTGTACAAAGTACGGTCGCCTTTATTCATGGGCTGCTGCGAATAGAGCATGCCCTGACGGCTGGCACTTGCCGACAATGGACGAATTTGATACGTTGTTTGCTGCGGCCGGCGGGGAATCTATAGCGGGCAAGAAACTGAAGTCCGCTAGCGGCTGGAGAAATGGCGGCAACGGCACGGATGATTTTGGCTTCACTGCGTTGCCCGCTGGCATCAGATACGGCAAAGAAGTCTACTACAACTACGAGGGCGATCACGCGAATTTCTGGAGTTCTGTAAAGAACGGTAACGATAGCGCGAAATATGTGAACATGTTCTACGATTACGATAATGCTCGCCCGCTCGTCCACGATAAGAATGATGGAATGTCGGTTCGTTGCCTGAAGGGTGAATCGACGGCCAAAGTAGAAACTGAGGTTCCTTCCGGATGGAGCTGGGATGTGCCCAAGGAATTGCGCTTTAATCCGAATATCAAATATGATACGATGATTGACCCGCGCGACAAGCAGGTGTATAAGATTGTGAAGATTTCGCCCAAAGGGAGCGATTATTCACAAGTGTGGATGGCCGAAAACCTGAACTATGCCGATAGCGTCAAGACGCCGAGCTTGAAAGGCCAAAACTGGTGCTACAATAATGATGAGAAAAATTGTAAGGTAAGCGGTCGCTATTACACTTGGGCGGCGGCGATAGACTCTGTGGCTTTGGCAAACGATTCAAAGAATCCGCTGAATTGCGGTTATGGCAAGACGTGTGGAATTAATCGCGGAGTGCAGGGAATTTGCCCTGACGGATGGCATTTGCCGACGCTCCATGAATGGGGATTGTTGAGCGTAGCTCTGGGGAATGCTGGCGTGGCCGGAGATAGCCTCAAGGCGCTGACTGGCTGGGATTACGCCGGAACGGCTGACAATAACGGCGTAGATGCCTATGGATTTGCGGCGCTTCCGACCGGAAGGATGGTTTCTACATCTAGCTGGAGCAATGTTGGTTCTAATGTTTATTATTGGAGTTCCGAAGAGGATGGTACGTATGAAGCGCAATATTCGAATATAAACAACATTTATACTAAATTCTATTTGTTCCAAGGTTCAAAAAAATATGGACAGAGTGTACGTTGCATCAAGGGTGATCCTTCGACTGCAGCGATTAAATCTTCTTCAAGTTCTAGTGTTGACGAAACGAAGTCTAGCAGCAGTTCTGCAAAATTGAGTAGCAGTGCGGCTGTGTCTAGCAGTAGCTATGTTGTGACGAAAGAATGGAGCTGGGATGTTCCCAAAGAAGCCCGCTTTAATCCGAATATCAAGTACGACTCGATGATTGACCCGCGTGACAAGCGTGTGTACAAGGTGGTGAAAATCGAAGTGAAAGAAAGGGATTATTCGAAGGTCTGGATGGCGGAAAACCTGAACTATTCTGATAGCGTCAGGACCCCGAGCTTGAAGGGCAAAAGCTGGTGCTACCGTGACAGTGCAAAATATTGCGAAGTGTCGGGTCGCTATTACACTTGGGCTGCCGCAATTGACTCGGTGGCGCTTGTCTCTGATACGGTTGCTCCGTTAGATTGCGGCTATGGCAAGACTTGCGAACTTGGCGAGCAACGTATACAAGGAATTTGCCCAGACGGTTGGCACTTGCCGAATCGCGATGAATGGGGTTGGTTGAGCGTTTACTTAGGGAACGCGGGCGTGGCTGGCGATACCCTCAAGGCTTTGACTGGATGGGATTATGCCGGGACAGAAAATAATAACGGCGTGGATGCCTATGGATTTACGGCGCTCCCGACCGGAAGAAGAGTCTCTGAAACTAGCTGGCGTAATATTGGTTCTGATGTTTATTATTGGACTTCCCAAGAGGAAGATGCGTATGAAGCGCAGTATTCGAACATGAATAACCAATACACCAAATTCTATTTGTACCAAGGCTCAAAAACTTATGGACAAAGTGTCCGTTGCGTGAAGGATTAA
- a CDS encoding FISUMP domain-containing protein, translated as MKKMTLFVLFIALCLLCCCSSENPMEVPGAGLHFDGTVDGVSQKGPFLTGATVTLQELDAKSLEQTGKSFKGKIANDKGEFAVDNVDLNSPYALLVANGYFRNEVTGKKSGGTITLMAFADLSNCSHVNINLLTHLEYERIRVLLDQKKMSFVKAKNKAEQEIFLNFFNMPASEKAENLSIFEDSEGGKALLAINVLLLGNLSEPEFMERLVALSDDFARDGVWDDSLLKVKIADYACELSIWGELLEIRKNIEAWKIADVPAFEPYVNRFWTDLYGLGKCDASNVGVRKKNANETSALYGMNFVCDKDSGWVANKNEFYGGCDSCSVMRDPRDGHVYKYWNVDGVDWMASNLRFDNGDFECFFGNCDAYGYLYKSPGISIYSDGSYYNDYDPDGDPVAGICPSGWRVPVFEHLIHLDDAASKNDIKQLFSEAERNIILASGANSTSYWTADVSYTGYRRALIVNSDGYFYWSMKEKGDVFFVRCVRD; from the coding sequence ATGAAAAAGATGACTTTGTTTGTGCTGTTTATTGCTCTCTGTTTGCTTTGCTGTTGTTCTTCGGAAAATCCAATGGAGGTTCCAGGAGCTGGATTGCATTTTGACGGAACTGTTGATGGCGTTTCGCAAAAAGGTCCTTTTTTGACGGGAGCCACGGTGACCCTTCAGGAACTTGATGCGAAATCCTTGGAACAGACTGGAAAAAGTTTTAAGGGGAAGATTGCAAATGATAAAGGTGAGTTCGCGGTCGATAATGTTGATTTGAACTCCCCGTATGCACTGCTTGTGGCCAATGGGTATTTCCGCAATGAGGTGACGGGTAAAAAATCGGGTGGCACGATAACTTTGATGGCGTTTGCGGATTTGTCGAACTGTTCTCATGTGAATATCAATTTGTTGACCCACTTGGAATATGAGAGAATTCGTGTGTTGTTGGATCAAAAGAAAATGTCTTTCGTAAAAGCCAAAAACAAGGCGGAGCAAGAAATATTCTTAAACTTTTTTAATATGCCAGCTTCTGAAAAAGCTGAAAACTTGAGTATTTTTGAGGATAGTGAAGGAGGCAAGGCTCTGCTTGCGATAAATGTCCTTTTGCTGGGAAATTTAAGTGAACCTGAATTTATGGAACGCTTGGTCGCGTTGAGCGATGATTTTGCTCGTGATGGCGTTTGGGATGATTCTCTTCTCAAAGTGAAAATTGCCGATTATGCTTGTGAGTTGAGCATATGGGGCGAACTTCTGGAAATTCGCAAGAATATAGAAGCTTGGAAAATTGCCGATGTTCCGGCGTTTGAACCTTATGTGAACCGTTTTTGGACGGACCTGTATGGTCTTGGAAAATGCGATGCTTCGAATGTGGGTGTACGCAAGAAGAATGCTAATGAAACCAGTGCTCTCTATGGCATGAATTTTGTCTGTGATAAGGATAGTGGATGGGTTGCAAATAAGAATGAATTTTACGGCGGTTGTGATTCTTGTTCTGTGATGAGGGACCCCCGTGATGGTCATGTGTATAAATATTGGAATGTGGATGGAGTTGACTGGATGGCGTCAAATCTCAGGTTTGATAACGGTGATTTTGAATGCTTCTTTGGGAACTGCGATGCTTATGGTTATCTCTATAAATCTCCTGGAATAAGCATTTATAGTGATGGATCCTACTACAATGACTATGACCCCGACGGTGATCCTGTTGCGGGTATATGCCCTAGTGGCTGGCGTGTTCCTGTATTTGAGCATCTTATACATTTGGACGATGCTGCTTCCAAAAATGACATAAAACAGCTTTTCTCGGAAGCTGAAAGGAATATCATTTTGGCGTCGGGGGCTAATTCGACTTCTTATTGGACTGCTGATGTTTCGTATACGGGATATCGCCGTGCCTTGATTGTAAATAGTGACGGTTATTTTTATTGGTCGATGAAAGAAAAGGGTGATGTCTTCTTCGTCCGTTGCGTCAGAGATTAG
- a CDS encoding acyl-[acyl-carrier-protein] thioesterase yields the protein MEPEVTTKNFEVRFSDCDHHSRLKLSNLFLFMEETAIADAEQNGFGIWKMMRAGYTTVITRLKIRMHHHPVWGEKLSISTWAKDIIKDKVCLKDYSILDAQGHSIAQATSSWLLVNMKTGKAENPANAPYPIPLIPGKNALPEMMDILDPQVDPQIVATEIAKYSDLDMNKHVNHCRYVDWVTNSLDPQELKSRRIRSIQINYISQIPLAGKVNIVRFKNTNHHAYIFGMNADDMTQCHFQARIGFAD from the coding sequence ATGGAACCGGAAGTCACTACCAAAAATTTTGAAGTGCGATTCTCGGATTGCGACCACCACAGCCGACTCAAGCTTTCAAATCTCTTCTTGTTCATGGAAGAAACAGCCATCGCCGACGCCGAACAGAACGGTTTTGGCATCTGGAAGATGATGAGGGCTGGCTACACCACGGTCATCACGCGACTGAAAATCCGAATGCACCACCACCCGGTCTGGGGCGAGAAGCTCTCCATCTCGACATGGGCAAAGGACATTATTAAGGACAAAGTCTGTCTTAAGGATTATTCCATCCTCGATGCGCAGGGGCATTCCATCGCGCAGGCGACCTCATCGTGGCTCCTGGTGAACATGAAGACAGGCAAGGCCGAAAACCCGGCCAACGCACCGTACCCGATTCCGCTCATTCCGGGCAAGAACGCGCTCCCCGAGATGATGGATATTTTGGATCCGCAGGTGGACCCGCAAATTGTAGCGACAGAAATCGCAAAGTACAGCGACTTGGACATGAACAAGCACGTGAACCACTGCCGTTATGTGGACTGGGTGACAAACTCGCTCGATCCGCAGGAACTCAAGAGCCGCAGGATCCGTTCGATACAGATAAACTACATCTCACAGATTCCGCTCGCAGGCAAGGTAAACATTGTGCGGTTCAAGAACACGAACCACCACGCGTATATTTTCGGAATGAACGCCGACGACATGACGCAATGCCACTTTCAGGCAAGAATCGGATTTGCGGATTAG
- a CDS encoding TIGR02147 family protein, with protein sequence MSIFVHMKEIVEYTDYRKFIQDYYDERKRNSAFTWREFARDAGFSSAVYLKYVCEGKKNLSVGAAGSVAAAMGLAGFEQTYFVLMVSYAHAKDDKARRAAFEERCALAHAHKVRVLGNEEFDYFKSWKNPVLREIAPHMPGAKPLEMARKCKPQISAAEVSDTLDFLVRAKLLKKDKSGNYEQTDKSLSMGSVDVAPVAARDMQRQMGEFAVKALDLPLSERDMSGLTMGLTRRAYEKIRKEIADFRRRIVALASEEDDTEQVYRLNLQLFPLSERLDDNSASSVSGDGVGKRKENGND encoded by the coding sequence ATGTCTATATTTGTACACATGAAGGAGATTGTTGAATACACAGACTACCGCAAGTTCATCCAGGATTACTACGATGAACGCAAGCGCAACTCGGCTTTTACGTGGCGCGAGTTTGCCCGCGATGCGGGATTTTCGTCGGCTGTGTATTTGAAGTACGTTTGCGAGGGCAAAAAGAATCTGAGTGTTGGGGCGGCTGGGTCCGTTGCTGCGGCAATGGGGCTTGCCGGGTTCGAGCAAACGTACTTTGTCTTGATGGTTTCGTATGCGCATGCGAAAGATGACAAGGCGAGACGTGCCGCGTTCGAGGAACGTTGTGCGCTCGCGCATGCCCACAAGGTGCGTGTGCTCGGGAACGAGGAATTTGATTATTTCAAGTCGTGGAAAAATCCGGTGCTGCGCGAGATTGCTCCGCACATGCCGGGTGCAAAGCCTCTTGAAATGGCTCGTAAGTGCAAGCCGCAGATTTCTGCGGCGGAGGTTTCCGATACGCTTGACTTTTTGGTACGCGCGAAGCTCTTGAAGAAGGACAAGAGCGGAAACTACGAACAGACGGACAAGTCGTTATCGATGGGGTCGGTCGATGTTGCGCCTGTGGCGGCCCGCGATATGCAACGCCAGATGGGGGAATTTGCGGTGAAGGCTCTGGACCTGCCGCTTTCGGAACGTGACATGTCGGGGCTTACCATGGGGCTTACGCGCCGTGCTTATGAAAAAATCAGGAAGGAAATCGCGGATTTTCGCCGCCGCATTGTGGCGCTCGCGAGTGAAGAGGACGATACGGAACAAGTTTACCGTCTGAATTTGCAGCTGTTCCCGCTGAGCGAACGTCTTGACGATAATTCGGCAAGCTCGGTTTCGGGTGATGGTGTTGGGAAAAGAAAGGAGAACGGTAATGATTGA
- a CDS encoding TIGR02147 family protein, whose amino-acid sequence MKEIVEYTDYRKYIQDYYDERKRTSAFSWHMFAQKAGFASDVYLKYVCEGKKNLSVGSAGSVASAMGLVGFEQTYFVLMVSYAHAKDDKTKRAAFEERCALANAHKMRVLGDEEFNYFKSWKNSVIRELAPHMPGAKPLEMARACKQKISATEVSETLDFLVKAKLLKKDKNGNYQQTDKAIRMAPVEAVPLAARDLQRQMGEFAIQSLDLPLSERMMSGYTLGLTRRAYERIKKETEDYYRRVVAIATEEDETEQVYRLNVQLFPLSERLNKNETDLNKDKTK is encoded by the coding sequence ATGAAGGAAATCGTTGAATATACGGATTATCGCAAGTACATCCAGGACTACTATGACGAGCGTAAACGCACATCGGCGTTTTCTTGGCATATGTTTGCGCAGAAGGCGGGTTTTGCGTCGGATGTCTATCTGAAGTATGTTTGCGAGGGAAAGAAAAATCTGAGTGTCGGTTCTGCGGGTTCTGTTGCAAGTGCCATGGGCCTTGTCGGATTTGAACAGACTTACTTTGTCCTGATGGTCTCGTATGCCCATGCGAAAGATGACAAGACGAAGCGCGCTGCATTTGAAGAACGCTGTGCGCTTGCGAATGCGCACAAGATGCGTGTTCTTGGGGATGAAGAGTTCAATTATTTCAAATCGTGGAAAAATTCCGTGATTCGAGAATTGGCTCCGCACATGCCCGGCGCAAAGCCTCTCGAAATGGCGCGAGCTTGCAAGCAGAAGATTTCGGCAACGGAAGTTTCCGAGACGCTTGATTTTTTGGTGAAGGCAAAGCTTTTAAAGAAGGACAAAAACGGAAACTACCAGCAAACAGATAAGGCCATCAGGATGGCGCCTGTGGAGGCGGTTCCCTTGGCGGCTCGTGATTTGCAGCGCCAGATGGGAGAGTTTGCGATACAGTCGCTTGATTTGCCTCTTTCTGAACGCATGATGTCGGGCTATACGCTTGGTCTTACGCGTCGTGCGTACGAACGCATCAAAAAAGAGACGGAAGATTATTACCGCCGCGTGGTGGCGATTGCGACTGAGGAAGATGAAACGGAACAGGTTTACCGCTTGAACGTGCAGTTGTTCCCGCTGAGCGAACGCTTGAATAAAAATGAAACGGATTTAAATAAGGACAAAACGAAATGA
- a CDS encoding FISUMP domain-containing protein, translating into MRWNVYKRFRNGLANALSIAVATVFMAGCSDVDVAGGASGDAGVVAIKDREIAGVTQKGPFVAGSAVTVLGIDCKSMKLSDEHFEGEVKSEKGDFTVDDVSLKSSCAVLEATGKYRSEITGKMSSGEITLHALTDLKDRKNVNVNVITELEYERVMYLVTEKKMNFADAKKQAEKEVLAAFGIAGNFDSSEDLNIFGKGDGNAALLAVSVLLQAETDVAGIEKRLEKFADSFAETGKWNDSSAKTAIEKWRVAAMADGTLDSIRKNVESWGYADEAPDFEKYIETFGDSVTLGSEYDATANTLKDLRDGQTYRTVKIGDQVWMAENLNFETAFSSCYNDSAEYCEKYGRLYTWATAVGKSEDECGVGKECNLPSGNIRGVCPDGWYLPSEDDFVALIKAVGDEKGAGSKLKSTDGWNDDDGESGNGTDAFGFSALAAGFGHPGYYGVGYTTSFWGSTECGSEGVPETGNGCAYAMYLDYDDVNVSFRGYAAKDFGYSVRCVKRDDGTVPASSSGSAKADAGSKYDASANTLKDLRDGQTYRTVKIGGQVWMAENLNYEVENSICYENSADSCAKYGRLYTWAAAMDSIKTGCGYGVACSQTLPAQGVCPSGWHLPSNTEWSALIMEAGGPIVAGVHLKARTDWYRTGRGTDAFGFTALPAGLWNNDGGFYNSVYETLFWSSTEVDSIKVYTLNLDYSEKGAGIAFAGKDYDARSVRCLKNNDSVVSSSSSSVASSSSVKIALACKSRYQDDCKYDTLTDERDGKVYKTVKIGNQVWMAENLNYASLQPTDSLDSTSFCYENDPDNCEEDGRLYLWSAVMDSAATWSDNGKGCGYGVVCSPTFPVRGVCPAGWHVPTRDEVIELLDAVGGVDVAGDMLISEYSGCIDEVDLYGFSFRPTGRKRSSGYYDDDGEYGYMWTTTDDYWNSDEFFLKNNEPFELVAAFSMSKAGGNLGIHGGYKNMGFPVRCIKD; encoded by the coding sequence ATGAGATGGAATGTGTATAAAAGATTTAGAAATGGCCTTGCAAATGCATTGTCGATTGCCGTGGCGACTGTCTTTATGGCGGGTTGTTCCGATGTTGACGTCGCTGGCGGAGCTTCGGGTGATGCTGGCGTCGTTGCGATTAAGGATCGTGAAATTGCAGGCGTGACGCAGAAGGGGCCGTTTGTTGCGGGGTCTGCGGTGACCGTGCTTGGAATCGATTGCAAGTCGATGAAGCTCTCGGACGAGCATTTTGAAGGCGAGGTCAAGAGCGAAAAGGGTGACTTTACGGTGGATGATGTTTCACTCAAGTCGTCGTGCGCAGTGCTTGAGGCTACGGGAAAGTACCGCAGCGAAATTACCGGCAAGATGTCGTCGGGTGAAATTACGCTCCATGCGCTGACAGACCTTAAGGACCGCAAGAACGTGAACGTCAATGTGATTACCGAGCTGGAATACGAACGCGTGATGTATCTTGTGACCGAAAAGAAGATGAATTTCGCGGATGCAAAAAAACAGGCCGAAAAAGAAGTGCTTGCAGCTTTCGGTATCGCGGGCAACTTTGATAGTTCCGAAGACTTGAACATTTTCGGAAAGGGTGACGGGAACGCGGCTCTGCTTGCTGTGAGTGTGCTGTTGCAGGCGGAAACGGATGTGGCCGGAATCGAGAAACGCCTTGAAAAGTTTGCGGATTCGTTTGCGGAAACTGGCAAGTGGAATGATTCTTCCGCAAAGACTGCAATTGAAAAGTGGCGAGTTGCCGCTATGGCTGACGGTACTCTTGATTCGATTCGCAAGAATGTCGAAAGCTGGGGCTATGCCGATGAAGCGCCTGATTTCGAGAAATATATCGAAACCTTCGGTGACTCTGTTACCCTGGGCAGTGAATACGACGCAACTGCAAATACGCTGAAAGACTTGCGCGACGGCCAGACTTACAGAACCGTAAAAATCGGCGATCAGGTGTGGATGGCCGAGAACTTGAACTTTGAAACAGCGTTCAGTTCTTGCTACAACGATAGTGCAGAGTATTGCGAAAAGTATGGCCGGTTGTACACCTGGGCCACGGCGGTGGGCAAGTCGGAGGATGAGTGCGGGGTAGGAAAGGAATGTAATCTGCCATCTGGGAATATTCGTGGTGTTTGCCCCGATGGATGGTATTTGCCTAGCGAAGATGATTTTGTGGCTTTAATCAAGGCCGTGGGTGACGAAAAAGGAGCTGGCTCTAAACTGAAGTCTACCGATGGCTGGAATGACGATGATGGTGAAAGCGGCAACGGCACTGACGCTTTCGGGTTCTCGGCGCTGGCTGCAGGCTTCGGCCATCCGGGTTACTATGGCGTGGGTTACACTACGAGCTTCTGGGGTTCTACGGAGTGCGGTAGCGAGGGTGTTCCGGAGACCGGTAACGGCTGCGCGTATGCGATGTACTTGGACTATGACGATGTCAACGTAAGCTTCAGGGGTTATGCCGCTAAGGACTTTGGGTACTCTGTCCGCTGCGTCAAACGTGATGACGGAACTGTTCCGGCATCCAGCAGCGGTTCCGCAAAGGCGGATGCCGGCAGTAAATACGACGCCTCTGCAAATACGCTGAAAGACTTGCGCGATGGCCAGACTTACAGAACTGTAAAAATCGGTGGTCAGGTATGGATGGCGGAGAACTTGAACTACGAAGTGGAGAATAGTATCTGTTATGAAAATTCCGCGGATAGCTGCGCCAAGTATGGCCGCTTATACACTTGGGCTGCGGCTATGGATTCCATAAAGACAGGCTGTGGTTATGGAGTGGCTTGCTCGCAGACTTTGCCAGCCCAGGGTGTTTGCCCAAGCGGCTGGCACTTGCCCAGTAATACTGAATGGAGTGCGCTGATCATGGAAGCGGGTGGACCAATTGTTGCAGGAGTGCATCTCAAGGCTCGGACGGACTGGTACAGAACGGGAAGAGGCACGGATGCCTTTGGTTTTACTGCGCTCCCTGCGGGTCTATGGAACAACGATGGCGGTTTTTACAACTCTGTTTACGAAACTCTTTTCTGGAGTTCTACTGAGGTCGATAGTATCAAAGTGTACACTTTGAACTTGGACTACAGCGAGAAGGGAGCGGGTATAGCCTTCGCTGGTAAGGACTACGATGCGCGTTCGGTTCGTTGCTTAAAGAATAATGATTCTGTAGTAAGTAGTTCCAGTAGTTCTGTGGCTTCTAGCAGCAGCGTTAAGATTGCGTTGGCCTGCAAGTCTCGGTATCAGGATGATTGCAAATATGATACCCTGACTGATGAACGCGACGGCAAGGTTTACAAGACCGTAAAAATCGGCAATCAGGTGTGGATGGCTGAAAACTTGAATTATGCGTCCTTGCAACCTACGGATAGTTTGGATTCGACCAGTTTCTGTTACGAGAATGATCCCGATAATTGTGAAGAGGATGGTCGTCTGTATCTATGGAGCGCGGTCATGGATAGTGCTGCGACATGGAGCGATAATGGTAAAGGCTGCGGTTACGGTGTTGTCTGTTCTCCGACGTTCCCTGTACGTGGAGTTTGCCCGGCTGGCTGGCATGTGCCGACTCGTGATGAAGTGATAGAATTATTAGATGCTGTTGGTGGAGTAGATGTCGCGGGAGATATGCTCATATCTGAATATTCAGGTTGTATAGATGAAGTGGATCTTTATGGTTTTTCGTTCCGCCCTACAGGTCGCAAGAGAAGTAGCGGGTACTATGACGATGATGGTGAGTATGGGTATATGTGGACAACAACGGATGACTATTGGAATTCAGACGAGTTTTTCCTCAAAAATAACGAACCGTTCGAACTTGTTGCGGCATTCTCCATGTCGAAAGCGGGAGGCAATCTTGGTATACACGGAGGATACAAAAATATGGGTTTCCCCGTCCGCTGCATCAAGGACTAG
- a CDS encoding ComEC/Rec2 family competence protein, whose amino-acid sequence MKLFWVLAVAAVINGCMYVSGSAEGESTMHVAAIDVGQGLAVLLEYGGRYAMYDFGPDSVGVVDSLLARGIDTLEWVVLSHNHRDHIGGFLELAGRGVFVRRLYVGPDTAGGFFRDSVLRVARALGTPVDTLLRGGNVSFGGGVNGSADGECPRFEVLWPASYLRVGENRASVVLLGKFGASKLLLTGDLDSVGERHLLEMNPTLSAELLQVAHHGSAGSNTLSFLSQVSPKYAFVSAGQGNRYGHPAPSVVRKLNLVLGDSTKLYRTDLQGSVRFELSPSMGILH is encoded by the coding sequence ATGAAGCTTTTTTGGGTTTTGGCGGTAGCGGCAGTGATTAACGGCTGCATGTACGTGAGCGGGTCGGCGGAGGGTGAATCGACGATGCATGTGGCGGCAATCGATGTGGGGCAGGGGCTTGCGGTGCTTCTCGAATATGGCGGGCGCTATGCGATGTACGATTTCGGGCCCGATTCGGTCGGCGTGGTGGATTCGCTTTTGGCGCGCGGGATCGATACGCTAGAGTGGGTGGTGCTGAGCCATAACCATCGGGACCATATTGGCGGATTTTTGGAGCTTGCGGGGCGGGGCGTTTTTGTGCGGCGCCTGTACGTGGGGCCGGATACGGCGGGCGGCTTTTTTCGCGATAGCGTCTTGCGGGTGGCGAGAGCGCTTGGAACGCCGGTGGATACGCTATTGCGAGGCGGGAACGTAAGTTTTGGGGGTGGGGTTAATGGCTCTGCTGACGGGGAATGCCCGCGCTTTGAAGTGCTGTGGCCGGCGAGCTATTTGCGCGTGGGCGAGAATCGTGCGAGTGTGGTTTTGCTCGGGAAGTTTGGAGCGAGCAAGCTGCTTTTGACGGGCGACCTGGATTCCGTGGGCGAGCGCCATTTGCTCGAGATGAACCCGACGCTTTCGGCGGAACTTTTGCAGGTGGCGCATCATGGTTCGGCAGGGAGCAATACGTTAAGCTTCTTGTCGCAGGTGTCGCCCAAGTACGCGTTCGTGAGTGCGGGACAGGGGAATCGCTACGGGCATCCCGCGCCATCTGTTGTGCGCAAATTGAACTTGGTGCTTGGCGATTCTACGAAACTTTACCGCACCGATTTGCAAGGTTCCGTCCGCTTTGAACTCTCGCCTAGCATGGGCATTTTGCACTAG